Proteins co-encoded in one Bacillus paramycoides genomic window:
- a CDS encoding DUF4017 family protein — protein sequence MKNILPALVLYIIVCIIAMIAPASDGYNHVGWKLFVGQAYAIPIFLITAIITFYINKKKSTNKQL from the coding sequence ATGAAAAATATACTCCCTGCACTAGTACTCTATATTATTGTTTGCATAATCGCTATGATTGCTCCAGCGTCTGACGGCTATAATCATGTTGGCTGGAAGTTGTTTGTTGGGCAAGCGTATGCTATACCTATTTTCCTCATTACAGCTATTATTACATTTTATATAAACAAGAAAAAATCTACAAATAAACAATTATAA
- the ppaC gene encoding manganese-dependent inorganic pyrophosphatase: protein MEKVLVFGHKNPDTDAICSAIAYAELKKELGMNAEPVRLGEISGETQFALDYFKVEGPRFVETVANEVDNVILVDHNERQQSANDIESVRVLEVIDHHRIANFETSDPIYYRCEPVGCTATILNKMYKENGVTIRKEVAGLMLSAIISDSLLFKSPTCTEQDVAAARELAEIAGVDADNYGLEMLKAGADLSGKTMEQLISLDAKEFQMDNAKVEIAQVNAVDTNDVLVHQAELEKVISAVVEEKGLDLFLFVVTDILTNDSVGLAIGKAANVVEKAYNVTLENNTATLKGVVSRKKQIVPVLTEAFQA, encoded by the coding sequence ATGGAAAAAGTACTAGTTTTCGGGCATAAAAACCCAGATACAGATGCAATTTGTTCTGCAATTGCTTATGCAGAATTGAAAAAAGAATTAGGAATGAATGCTGAGCCTGTACGTTTAGGCGAAATCAGCGGTGAAACTCAATTTGCGTTAGACTATTTTAAAGTAGAAGGACCGCGTTTTGTTGAGACAGTTGCAAACGAAGTGGACAACGTTATTTTAGTTGATCATAACGAGCGTCAACAAAGTGCTAACGATATCGAATCTGTTCGTGTGTTAGAAGTTATTGACCATCACCGTATTGCTAACTTTGAAACAAGCGATCCTATTTACTACCGTTGCGAGCCAGTTGGTTGTACAGCTACAATCTTAAACAAAATGTACAAAGAAAACGGTGTTACAATTCGTAAAGAAGTTGCAGGTTTAATGTTATCTGCAATCATTTCAGATTCTTTACTATTCAAATCTCCAACTTGCACAGAGCAAGACGTAGCAGCAGCTCGTGAATTAGCGGAAATTGCTGGTGTAGATGCTGATAACTACGGCTTAGAAATGTTAAAAGCTGGTGCTGATTTAAGCGGAAAAACAATGGAGCAATTAATCTCTCTTGACGCTAAAGAATTCCAAATGGATAATGCGAAAGTTGAAATTGCACAAGTAAACGCTGTTGATACAAACGACGTTCTTGTACACCAAGCGGAACTTGAAAAAGTTATCTCTGCAGTAGTAGAAGAAAAAGGTTTAGACCTATTCTTATTCGTTGTAACTGATATCTTAACTAACGATTCTGTCGGTCTTGCGATCGGTAAAGCAGCAAACGTTGTTGAGAAAGCATACAACGTAACTTTAGAAAACAACACTGCTACATTAAAAGGTGTAGTATCTCGTAAAAAACAAATCGTACCAGTATTAACAGAAGCATTCCAAGCTTAA
- a CDS encoding DUF6884 domain-containing protein yields the protein MRRLCIIPCGKKKIWDKYPDYGPMEAKDVYISPFGKACQAYATMFFENWVILSAKHGFLRPNDIVLENYDLAFDSKSDEIISMEQLKQQMIEKDLFQFDEIVLLAGKKHKKVVTQLYLEEIITYPLAGCKGIGYMLQRLKGAVKEEEEI from the coding sequence ATGAGAAGGTTATGCATAATTCCATGCGGAAAGAAGAAAATTTGGGATAAGTATCCAGATTACGGACCGATGGAGGCAAAAGATGTATATATTAGCCCGTTCGGAAAAGCGTGTCAAGCGTATGCAACTATGTTTTTCGAGAATTGGGTTATATTATCGGCGAAGCATGGATTTTTAAGGCCAAATGATATTGTACTAGAAAACTATGATCTTGCGTTTGATTCAAAGAGCGATGAGATTATTAGTATGGAACAATTAAAACAACAGATGATTGAAAAAGATTTGTTTCAGTTTGATGAAATCGTTTTACTTGCAGGTAAGAAGCATAAGAAAGTAGTAACACAATTATATTTAGAAGAAATCATTACGTATCCGTTAGCAGGTTGTAAAGGGATTGGGTATATGTTGCAGAGGTTAAAAGGGGCAGTGAAGGAAGAAGAGGAAATATAA
- a CDS encoding lytic polysaccharide monooxygenase — protein sequence MKTKGLQKVKKVILSGGILLTGLLTFGFSEKASAHGYVESPASRSYLCKQGVNVNCGPIQYEPQSVEGIGGFPQLGPSDGQIAGAGHFPALDVQTVDRWKKVTLNGGANTFKWKLTAPHSTKEWKYYITKKDWNPNKPLTRSDLDLVPFYVKNDGGARPGTSVTHEANVPTDRNGYHLILAVWEIADTGNAFYQVIDVNLVNNGLASNFALNHVVQAPSLF from the coding sequence TTAAGTGGTGGCATATTACTTACGGGATTGTTAACTTTCGGTTTTTCAGAAAAAGCTTCAGCTCATGGCTATGTTGAATCACCAGCGAGCCGTTCGTATTTATGTAAGCAAGGGGTAAATGTAAACTGCGGACCAATTCAATATGAGCCGCAAAGTGTAGAAGGAATAGGTGGATTCCCGCAATTAGGACCTTCTGATGGGCAAATCGCAGGAGCTGGCCATTTCCCTGCTTTAGACGTTCAAACAGTTGATAGGTGGAAGAAAGTTACGTTAAACGGCGGCGCGAATACATTTAAGTGGAAATTAACCGCACCTCATAGTACGAAAGAATGGAAATACTATATTACGAAAAAAGATTGGAATCCAAATAAACCTTTAACAAGATCTGATTTAGATTTAGTACCATTCTATGTAAAAAATGATGGCGGAGCTAGACCAGGAACTTCGGTAACACATGAAGCAAACGTACCAACTGATAGAAATGGATATCACCTTATTTTAGCTGTGTGGGAAATTGCAGATACTGGGAATGCATTTTATCAAGTTATAGATGTTAACCTTGTAAATAACGGTTTGGCATCGAATTTCGCGCTAAATCATGTAGTGCAAGCTCCTAGCTTATTTTAA